In one Gracilinanus agilis isolate LMUSP501 chromosome 6, AgileGrace, whole genome shotgun sequence genomic region, the following are encoded:
- the LOC123252123 gene encoding small integral membrane protein 1-like codes for MEPQESAVQYSRWNNIQDEVSISVSTLESSSCERVYNKLCTGKLGIAMKVVGGIILFWVIFIISYVTGYYIHKCK; via the coding sequence ATGGAACCCCAGGAGAGCGCTGTCCAGTACAGCCGATGGAACAACATCCAGGATGAGGTCAGCATCAGTGTGTCAACCCTGGAGAGCTCGAGCTGTGAGCGGGTCTACAATAAACTATGCACCGGGAAGCTGGGCATTGCGATGAAGGTGGTAGGTGGAATCATTCTGTTCTGGGTCATCTTCATCATCAGCTACGTCACTGGGTACTACATCCACAAGTGCAAGTAG